In the Harmonia axyridis chromosome 3, icHarAxyr1.1, whole genome shotgun sequence genome, one interval contains:
- the LOC123675734 gene encoding aminopeptidase N-like isoform X2, whose product MNVEYLEPRKWKETVSKVLPRDLTVVTRNLRVPTSVDLDNNFNGRKYTVNSSNNNVVIPRSICVLLTLSALCLALLAAFIVFLLVPKCDQDKSITQSFVGDKPTGPVEEIDLRLPTYLQPFYYKINLVPNFQQQKIEGTVAISLKAIEEKYEVIFNAKELRIDGNSTLLRSITTNETLEILEQEYIPSEKFKIATREPLKEGQEYLLDLNFETDFNSHLLGIYNSRYFDERSKKTKNLVSTQFSPIDARRGFPCFDEPSFKSVFSINIARPTSLSTVSNMPMKGSPQPFEGREGWVWDHYEDTPPIPSYLVAFVISDFRSAHSPRPSTELWANKPFLSQTQYAAKLIPTMINYLESYLNVSFPVKKLDLVAIPEFGFGAMENWGLITFRESMLLFDSNNTSIEDQKNIAHVLAHELAHQWFGNLVTPKWWDDVWLKEGFSTYLSYLAVAKAHPKWTYTQEIFPNELTKALENDAYASSEPITKEIKNNKQIRQIFGFGSYSKGACLVRMMNNFLTEPVFLKGVRYYLDRYRFKNADHKDLFKCFDDAAAENANPFVNFTNVGDIMTNWISKPGFPVLTINTNMQNKTITIKQRRFLLDGDPGNTLWSVPISIVTDQNPNFQDSSPKAWLQGESITLSLNFSHWYIINVNQTGYYMVNYDEKIWHALIKDIMNVPPLTRAQLIGDSMELAKANLLDYDIPLRLIANMAINDKMIMFIPTLVAFNKLSFLSDMLVNTPAFGLFENYHKTIFKDTYEMVDFSNTLDDYLSLRIMKTVLEWSCRSTESRCAIMAHNLYRKWMQGSITIQPNVRHIVYCTAIRQGGKAEWDFAYHEYKRTNSPTEKNVLLDALGCTKHEWLLSRMLTAIAKEEKSYLNIVLNDETFSMRIQDADRIFESISHNKAGSQLAFNFLRRNWNDLKEHLGEGFDILNKLILSLPKHMNTEFQLAELQKFKKDLGDKIGSSGPALDRAIEMVKMKVVWMQKNYKSLEQWLYAHNDNFGY is encoded by the exons gtGTCCCCACTTCAGTGGACCTGGACAACAACTTCAACGGCAGAAAGTACACTGTCAACTCTTCGAACAACAATGTTGTTATACCTAGATCAATATGTGTCCTTTTGACTCTATCTGCCTTATGCCTAGCCTTATTAGCAGCATTTATAGTGTTCCTATTAGTACCTAAGTGTGACCAGGATAAGTCTATTACCCAATCTTTTGTCGGTGATAAACCTACGGGTCCTGTAGAAGAAATAGATCTAAGGCTGCCTACCTACTTACAGCCTTTTTATTATAA GATAAATTTAGTACCGAATTTCCAGCAACAAAAGATCGAAGGCACAGTTGCGATAAGTCTGAAAGCAATTGAGGAGAAATACGAGGTAATCTTCAACGCCAAGGAACTGAGGATAGATGGCAATTCTACACTCTTACGTTCGATCACCACGAACGAAACCCTTGAGATACTGGAGCAGGAGTACATACCCTCCGAGAAGTTCAAAATAGCAACCAGAGAACCATTGAAAGAAGGTCAAGAATACCTCTTGGATCTAAACTTTGAAACTGACTTCAATTCGCACTTGCTGGGGATTTACAACAGCAGGTATTTCGACGAGAGGAGTAAAAAGACCAA gaaCTTGGTCAGCACTCAATTTTCGCCAATCGACGCCAGGAGAGGCTTTCCATGCTTCGATGAACCATCATTCAAGTCAGTCTTCAGTATTAACATCGCAAGACCTACTTCTTTATCCACAGTATCCAATATGCCTATGAAAGGAAGTCCGCAACCATT tgaaggTCGAGAAGGCTGGGTATGGGACCATTACGAGGATACTCCGCCCATTCCCTCCTATCTGGTAGCCTTCGTGATAAGTGATTTCAGATCTGCACACTCACCAAGACCATCAACTGAATTATGGGCCAACAAACCTTTTCTATCACAGACGCAGTACGCTGCCAAATTGATACCCACTATGATCAACTATCTTGAGTCCTACCTAAACGTTTCATTTCCTGTCAAGAAGTTAGATTTAGTTGCCATTCCAGAATTTGGTTTCGGTGCTATGGAAAACTGGGGACTCATAACCTTCAG AGAGAGCATGTTACTTTTCGATTCGAACAATACGAGCATTGAGGATCAGAAAAACATTGCTCACGTTCTTGCCCATGAGCTTGCACATCAATGGTTTGGTAATCTCGTCACGCCCAAATGGTGGGATGACGTTTGGTTAAAAGAGGGTTTTTCCACATATCTGTCGTATCTAGCCGTTGCAAAA GCTCACCCGAAATGGACTTACACGCAAGAAATATTCCCCAATGAACTAACAAAAGCTCTGGAAAATGATGCTTACGCGTCTTCAGAACCCATCACTAAAGAAATCAAGAATAACAAGCAAATCAGACAAATATTTGGCTTCGGGTCTTATTCTAAAG GAGCTTGTTTGGTGAGAATGATGAATAACTTCCTGACGGAACCCGTTTTTCTGAagggtgtcagatactacctggACAGATATAGGTTCAAAAATGCAGACCACAAGGATCTCTTCAAATGTTTCGACGATGCCGCCGCAGAAAACGCCAACCCTTTCGTCAACTTCACCAACGTAGGTGACATAATGACAAATTGGATCAGTAAACCGGGTTTCCCCGTGTTAACAATCAACACCAACATGCAAAATAAGACTATAACAATCAAACAG AGGCGATTCCTATTGGACGGCGACCCGGGAAACACCCTCTGGTCGGTGCCAATTTCCATAGTAACGGATCAGAATCCAAATTTCCAGGATAGCAGTCCCAAAGCTTGGTTGCAAGGGGAATCTATCACGTTATCACTGAACTTTTCTCACTGGTACATCATCAATGTTAATCAGACAG GTTATTACATGGTCAACTACGATGAGAAGATATGGCATGCCCTCATCAAAGACATCATGAACGTTCCTCCTCTAACTAGAGCGCAACTGATAGGGGACTCCATGGAATTGGCGAAGGCCAATTTGTTAGACTATGACATTCCTCTAAGGCTGATCGCGAACATGGCCATAAACGACAAGATGATAATGTTCATTCCGACGCTGGTTGCCTTCAACAAGCTATCGTTTCTCAGCGATATGCTCGTTAATACACCTGCTTTTGGACTCTTCGag AACTATCACAAGACTATCTTCAAAGATACTTACGAAATGGTCGACTTCTCCAATACTCTTGACGATTATTTATCGCTTAGGATTATGAAAACAGTTCTAGAATGGTCTTGTAGAAGCACCGAATCGAGATGTGCCATTATGGCTCATAACTTGTACAGGAAATGGATGCAGGGATCTATAAC CATTCAACCAAACGTCCGCCACATAGTTTACTGTACAGCAATCAGACAAGGTGGAAAAGCCGAATGGGACTTTGCTTATCACGAGTACAAGAGAACCAACTCTCCAACTGAGAAGAATGTTCTTCTGGACGCTCTTGGTTGTACTAAACATGAATGGCTATTGTCAAG aatgcTCACTGCGATTGCAAAGGAAGAGAAGTC GTATCTGAACATCGTTCTGAATGATGAAACATTTAGTATGAGGATCCAAGACGCTGATAGGATTTTTGAATCCATCTCTCACAACAAAGCAGGAAGCCAACTGGCATTTAACTTCCTGAGAAGAAACTGGAACGACCTTAAAGAGCA CCTAGGTGAAGGTTTTGACATTCTCAACAAGCTGATACTGAGTCTTCCAAAGCACATGAATACAGAATTTCAGCTAGCCGAA ctgcagaaattcaaaaaagatcTCGGTGATAAAATAGGATCATCCGGTCCAGCTTTAGACAGAGCTATAGAAATGGTGAAAATGAAGGTTGTGTGgatgcaaaaaaattataaatctcTGGAACAATGGTTGTATGCCCATAATGACAACTTTGGGTATTGA
- the LOC123675734 gene encoding aminopeptidase N-like isoform X5, protein MVEIRVPLAFELCRLLWLVRIFTRVKIGSIEYGVPTSVDLDNNFNGRKYTVNSSNNNVVIPRSICVLLTLSALCLALLAAFIVFLLVPKCDQDKSITQSFVGDKPTGPVEEIDLRLPTYLQPFYYKINLVPNFQQQKIEGTVAISLKAIEEKYEVIFNAKELRIDGNSTLLRSITTNETLEILEQEYIPSEKFKIATREPLKEGQEYLLDLNFETDFNSHLLGIYNSRYFDERSKKTKNLVSTQFSPIDARRGFPCFDEPSFKSVFSINIARPTSLSTVSNMPMKGSPQPFEGREGWVWDHYEDTPPIPSYLVAFVISDFRSAHSPRPSTELWANKPFLSQTQYAAKLIPTMINYLESYLNVSFPVKKLDLVAIPEFGFGAMENWGLITFRESMLLFDSNNTSIEDQKNIAHVLAHELAHQWFGNLVTPKWWDDVWLKEGFSTYLSYLAVAKAHPKWTYTQEIFPNELTKALENDAYASSEPITKEIKNNKQIRQIFGFGSYSKGACLVRMMNNFLTEPVFLKGVRYYLDRYRFKNADHKDLFKCFDDAAAENANPFVNFTNVGDIMTNWISKPGFPVLTINTNMQNKTITIKQRRFLLDGDPGNTLWSVPISIVTDQNPNFQDSSPKAWLQGESITLSLNFSHWYIINVNQTGYYMVNYDEKIWHALIKDIMNVPPLTRAQLIGDSMELAKANLLDYDIPLRLIANMAINDKMIMFIPTLVAFNKLSFLSDMLVNTPAFGLFENYHKTIFKDTYEMVDFSNTLDDYLSLRIMKTVLEWSCRSTESRCAIMAHNLYRKWMQGSITIQPNVRHIVYCTAIRQGGKAEWDFAYHEYKRTNSPTEKNVLLDALGCTKHEWLLSSMRIQDADRIFESISHNKAGSQLAFNFLRRNWNDLKEHLGEGFDILNKLILSLPKHMNTEFQLAELQKFKKDLGDKIGSSGPALDRAIEMVKMKVVWMQKNYKSLEQWLYAHNDNFGY, encoded by the exons gtGTCCCCACTTCAGTGGACCTGGACAACAACTTCAACGGCAGAAAGTACACTGTCAACTCTTCGAACAACAATGTTGTTATACCTAGATCAATATGTGTCCTTTTGACTCTATCTGCCTTATGCCTAGCCTTATTAGCAGCATTTATAGTGTTCCTATTAGTACCTAAGTGTGACCAGGATAAGTCTATTACCCAATCTTTTGTCGGTGATAAACCTACGGGTCCTGTAGAAGAAATAGATCTAAGGCTGCCTACCTACTTACAGCCTTTTTATTATAA GATAAATTTAGTACCGAATTTCCAGCAACAAAAGATCGAAGGCACAGTTGCGATAAGTCTGAAAGCAATTGAGGAGAAATACGAGGTAATCTTCAACGCCAAGGAACTGAGGATAGATGGCAATTCTACACTCTTACGTTCGATCACCACGAACGAAACCCTTGAGATACTGGAGCAGGAGTACATACCCTCCGAGAAGTTCAAAATAGCAACCAGAGAACCATTGAAAGAAGGTCAAGAATACCTCTTGGATCTAAACTTTGAAACTGACTTCAATTCGCACTTGCTGGGGATTTACAACAGCAGGTATTTCGACGAGAGGAGTAAAAAGACCAA gaaCTTGGTCAGCACTCAATTTTCGCCAATCGACGCCAGGAGAGGCTTTCCATGCTTCGATGAACCATCATTCAAGTCAGTCTTCAGTATTAACATCGCAAGACCTACTTCTTTATCCACAGTATCCAATATGCCTATGAAAGGAAGTCCGCAACCATT tgaaggTCGAGAAGGCTGGGTATGGGACCATTACGAGGATACTCCGCCCATTCCCTCCTATCTGGTAGCCTTCGTGATAAGTGATTTCAGATCTGCACACTCACCAAGACCATCAACTGAATTATGGGCCAACAAACCTTTTCTATCACAGACGCAGTACGCTGCCAAATTGATACCCACTATGATCAACTATCTTGAGTCCTACCTAAACGTTTCATTTCCTGTCAAGAAGTTAGATTTAGTTGCCATTCCAGAATTTGGTTTCGGTGCTATGGAAAACTGGGGACTCATAACCTTCAG AGAGAGCATGTTACTTTTCGATTCGAACAATACGAGCATTGAGGATCAGAAAAACATTGCTCACGTTCTTGCCCATGAGCTTGCACATCAATGGTTTGGTAATCTCGTCACGCCCAAATGGTGGGATGACGTTTGGTTAAAAGAGGGTTTTTCCACATATCTGTCGTATCTAGCCGTTGCAAAA GCTCACCCGAAATGGACTTACACGCAAGAAATATTCCCCAATGAACTAACAAAAGCTCTGGAAAATGATGCTTACGCGTCTTCAGAACCCATCACTAAAGAAATCAAGAATAACAAGCAAATCAGACAAATATTTGGCTTCGGGTCTTATTCTAAAG GAGCTTGTTTGGTGAGAATGATGAATAACTTCCTGACGGAACCCGTTTTTCTGAagggtgtcagatactacctggACAGATATAGGTTCAAAAATGCAGACCACAAGGATCTCTTCAAATGTTTCGACGATGCCGCCGCAGAAAACGCCAACCCTTTCGTCAACTTCACCAACGTAGGTGACATAATGACAAATTGGATCAGTAAACCGGGTTTCCCCGTGTTAACAATCAACACCAACATGCAAAATAAGACTATAACAATCAAACAG AGGCGATTCCTATTGGACGGCGACCCGGGAAACACCCTCTGGTCGGTGCCAATTTCCATAGTAACGGATCAGAATCCAAATTTCCAGGATAGCAGTCCCAAAGCTTGGTTGCAAGGGGAATCTATCACGTTATCACTGAACTTTTCTCACTGGTACATCATCAATGTTAATCAGACAG GTTATTACATGGTCAACTACGATGAGAAGATATGGCATGCCCTCATCAAAGACATCATGAACGTTCCTCCTCTAACTAGAGCGCAACTGATAGGGGACTCCATGGAATTGGCGAAGGCCAATTTGTTAGACTATGACATTCCTCTAAGGCTGATCGCGAACATGGCCATAAACGACAAGATGATAATGTTCATTCCGACGCTGGTTGCCTTCAACAAGCTATCGTTTCTCAGCGATATGCTCGTTAATACACCTGCTTTTGGACTCTTCGag AACTATCACAAGACTATCTTCAAAGATACTTACGAAATGGTCGACTTCTCCAATACTCTTGACGATTATTTATCGCTTAGGATTATGAAAACAGTTCTAGAATGGTCTTGTAGAAGCACCGAATCGAGATGTGCCATTATGGCTCATAACTTGTACAGGAAATGGATGCAGGGATCTATAAC CATTCAACCAAACGTCCGCCACATAGTTTACTGTACAGCAATCAGACAAGGTGGAAAAGCCGAATGGGACTTTGCTTATCACGAGTACAAGAGAACCAACTCTCCAACTGAGAAGAATGTTCTTCTGGACGCTCTTGGTTGTACTAAACATGAATGGCTATTGTCAAG TATGAGGATCCAAGACGCTGATAGGATTTTTGAATCCATCTCTCACAACAAAGCAGGAAGCCAACTGGCATTTAACTTCCTGAGAAGAAACTGGAACGACCTTAAAGAGCA CCTAGGTGAAGGTTTTGACATTCTCAACAAGCTGATACTGAGTCTTCCAAAGCACATGAATACAGAATTTCAGCTAGCCGAA ctgcagaaattcaaaaaagatcTCGGTGATAAAATAGGATCATCCGGTCCAGCTTTAGACAGAGCTATAGAAATGGTGAAAATGAAGGTTGTGTGgatgcaaaaaaattataaatctcTGGAACAATGGTTGTATGCCCATAATGACAACTTTGGGTATTGA
- the LOC123675734 gene encoding aminopeptidase N-like isoform X11 codes for MAAQQGVPTSVDLDNNFNGRKYTVNSSNNNVVIPRSICVLLTLSALCLALLAAFIVFLLVPKCDQDKSITQSFVGDKPTGPVEEIDLRLPTYLQPFYYKINLVPNFQQQKIEGTVAISLKAIEEKYEVIFNAKELRIDGNSTLLRSITTNETLEILEQEYIPSEKFKIATREPLKEGQEYLLDLNFETDFNSHLLGIYNSRYFDERSKKTKNLVSTQFSPIDARRGFPCFDEPSFKSVFSINIARPTSLSTVSNMPMKGSPQPFEGREGWVWDHYEDTPPIPSYLVAFVISDFRSAHSPRPSTELWANKPFLSQTQYAAKLIPTMINYLESYLNVSFPVKKLDLVAIPEFGFGAMENWGLITFRESMLLFDSNNTSIEDQKNIAHVLAHELAHQWFGNLVTPKWWDDVWLKEGFSTYLSYLAVAKAHPKWTYTQEIFPNELTKALENDAYASSEPITKEIKNNKQIRQIFGFGSYSKGACLVRMMNNFLTEPVFLKGVRYYLDRYRFKNADHKDLFKCFDDAAAENANPFVNFTNVGDIMTNWISKPGFPVLTINTNMQNKTITIKQRRFLLDGDPGNTLWSVPISIVTDQNPNFQDSSPKAWLQGESITLSLNFSHWYIINVNQTGYYMVNYDEKIWHALIKDIMNVPPLTRAQLIGDSMELAKANLLDYDIPLRLIANMAINDKMIMFIPTLVAFNKLSFLSDMLVNTPAFGLFENYHKTIFKDTYEMVDFSNTLDDYLSLRIMKTVLEWSCRSTESRCAIMAHNLYRKWMQGSITIQPNVRHIVYCTAIRQGGKAEWDFAYHEYKRTNSPTEKNVLLDALGCTKHEWLLSRYLNIVLNDETFSMRIQDADRIFESISHNKAGSQLAFNFLRRNWNDLKEHLGEGFDILNKLILSLPKHMNTEFQLAELQKFKKDLGDKIGSSGPALDRAIEMVKMKVVWMQKNYKSLEQWLYAHNDNFGY; via the exons gtGTCCCCACTTCAGTGGACCTGGACAACAACTTCAACGGCAGAAAGTACACTGTCAACTCTTCGAACAACAATGTTGTTATACCTAGATCAATATGTGTCCTTTTGACTCTATCTGCCTTATGCCTAGCCTTATTAGCAGCATTTATAGTGTTCCTATTAGTACCTAAGTGTGACCAGGATAAGTCTATTACCCAATCTTTTGTCGGTGATAAACCTACGGGTCCTGTAGAAGAAATAGATCTAAGGCTGCCTACCTACTTACAGCCTTTTTATTATAA GATAAATTTAGTACCGAATTTCCAGCAACAAAAGATCGAAGGCACAGTTGCGATAAGTCTGAAAGCAATTGAGGAGAAATACGAGGTAATCTTCAACGCCAAGGAACTGAGGATAGATGGCAATTCTACACTCTTACGTTCGATCACCACGAACGAAACCCTTGAGATACTGGAGCAGGAGTACATACCCTCCGAGAAGTTCAAAATAGCAACCAGAGAACCATTGAAAGAAGGTCAAGAATACCTCTTGGATCTAAACTTTGAAACTGACTTCAATTCGCACTTGCTGGGGATTTACAACAGCAGGTATTTCGACGAGAGGAGTAAAAAGACCAA gaaCTTGGTCAGCACTCAATTTTCGCCAATCGACGCCAGGAGAGGCTTTCCATGCTTCGATGAACCATCATTCAAGTCAGTCTTCAGTATTAACATCGCAAGACCTACTTCTTTATCCACAGTATCCAATATGCCTATGAAAGGAAGTCCGCAACCATT tgaaggTCGAGAAGGCTGGGTATGGGACCATTACGAGGATACTCCGCCCATTCCCTCCTATCTGGTAGCCTTCGTGATAAGTGATTTCAGATCTGCACACTCACCAAGACCATCAACTGAATTATGGGCCAACAAACCTTTTCTATCACAGACGCAGTACGCTGCCAAATTGATACCCACTATGATCAACTATCTTGAGTCCTACCTAAACGTTTCATTTCCTGTCAAGAAGTTAGATTTAGTTGCCATTCCAGAATTTGGTTTCGGTGCTATGGAAAACTGGGGACTCATAACCTTCAG AGAGAGCATGTTACTTTTCGATTCGAACAATACGAGCATTGAGGATCAGAAAAACATTGCTCACGTTCTTGCCCATGAGCTTGCACATCAATGGTTTGGTAATCTCGTCACGCCCAAATGGTGGGATGACGTTTGGTTAAAAGAGGGTTTTTCCACATATCTGTCGTATCTAGCCGTTGCAAAA GCTCACCCGAAATGGACTTACACGCAAGAAATATTCCCCAATGAACTAACAAAAGCTCTGGAAAATGATGCTTACGCGTCTTCAGAACCCATCACTAAAGAAATCAAGAATAACAAGCAAATCAGACAAATATTTGGCTTCGGGTCTTATTCTAAAG GAGCTTGTTTGGTGAGAATGATGAATAACTTCCTGACGGAACCCGTTTTTCTGAagggtgtcagatactacctggACAGATATAGGTTCAAAAATGCAGACCACAAGGATCTCTTCAAATGTTTCGACGATGCCGCCGCAGAAAACGCCAACCCTTTCGTCAACTTCACCAACGTAGGTGACATAATGACAAATTGGATCAGTAAACCGGGTTTCCCCGTGTTAACAATCAACACCAACATGCAAAATAAGACTATAACAATCAAACAG AGGCGATTCCTATTGGACGGCGACCCGGGAAACACCCTCTGGTCGGTGCCAATTTCCATAGTAACGGATCAGAATCCAAATTTCCAGGATAGCAGTCCCAAAGCTTGGTTGCAAGGGGAATCTATCACGTTATCACTGAACTTTTCTCACTGGTACATCATCAATGTTAATCAGACAG GTTATTACATGGTCAACTACGATGAGAAGATATGGCATGCCCTCATCAAAGACATCATGAACGTTCCTCCTCTAACTAGAGCGCAACTGATAGGGGACTCCATGGAATTGGCGAAGGCCAATTTGTTAGACTATGACATTCCTCTAAGGCTGATCGCGAACATGGCCATAAACGACAAGATGATAATGTTCATTCCGACGCTGGTTGCCTTCAACAAGCTATCGTTTCTCAGCGATATGCTCGTTAATACACCTGCTTTTGGACTCTTCGag AACTATCACAAGACTATCTTCAAAGATACTTACGAAATGGTCGACTTCTCCAATACTCTTGACGATTATTTATCGCTTAGGATTATGAAAACAGTTCTAGAATGGTCTTGTAGAAGCACCGAATCGAGATGTGCCATTATGGCTCATAACTTGTACAGGAAATGGATGCAGGGATCTATAAC CATTCAACCAAACGTCCGCCACATAGTTTACTGTACAGCAATCAGACAAGGTGGAAAAGCCGAATGGGACTTTGCTTATCACGAGTACAAGAGAACCAACTCTCCAACTGAGAAGAATGTTCTTCTGGACGCTCTTGGTTGTACTAAACATGAATGGCTATTGTCAAG GTATCTGAACATCGTTCTGAATGATGAAACATTTAGTATGAGGATCCAAGACGCTGATAGGATTTTTGAATCCATCTCTCACAACAAAGCAGGAAGCCAACTGGCATTTAACTTCCTGAGAAGAAACTGGAACGACCTTAAAGAGCA CCTAGGTGAAGGTTTTGACATTCTCAACAAGCTGATACTGAGTCTTCCAAAGCACATGAATACAGAATTTCAGCTAGCCGAA ctgcagaaattcaaaaaagatcTCGGTGATAAAATAGGATCATCCGGTCCAGCTTTAGACAGAGCTATAGAAATGGTGAAAATGAAGGTTGTGTGgatgcaaaaaaattataaatctcTGGAACAATGGTTGTATGCCCATAATGACAACTTTGGGTATTGA